The proteins below are encoded in one region of Sphingobium yanoikuyae:
- a CDS encoding pyridoxine 5'-phosphate synthase, translated as MAAVPLRLGVNIDHVATIRNARGGEHPDPVKAALLAVKAGANGITAHLREDRRHIRDEDIAMLMAALDVPLNLEMAATQEMLGIALKHKPHAACIVPEKREERTTEGGLDAAGQIAVLRPIVAALTDAGIRVSLFIEADAAQIEAAIQLGAPVVEFHTGAYAHLTGEARAVELRRIADAAALAAKNGIEPHAGHGLTFDNVAPIAAIPQIAELNIGHFLIGEAIFGGLEASIREMRRQMDLAR; from the coding sequence ATGGCCGCCGTTCCGCTGCGCCTGGGGGTCAATATCGACCATGTGGCGACGATCCGCAACGCGCGGGGCGGCGAACATCCCGATCCGGTCAAGGCCGCGCTGCTGGCGGTGAAGGCCGGCGCCAACGGCATCACCGCGCATCTGCGCGAGGATCGCCGCCATATCCGCGACGAGGATATCGCGATGCTGATGGCGGCGCTCGACGTACCGCTGAACCTGGAAATGGCGGCGACGCAGGAAATGCTGGGCATCGCCCTCAAGCACAAGCCGCATGCCGCCTGCATCGTGCCGGAAAAGCGCGAGGAGCGCACGACCGAGGGCGGCCTGGACGCCGCCGGCCAGATCGCGGTGCTGCGCCCGATCGTCGCCGCGCTCACCGACGCCGGCATCCGCGTCAGCCTGTTCATCGAGGCCGACGCCGCCCAGATCGAGGCCGCGATCCAACTCGGCGCGCCGGTGGTCGAATTCCATACCGGCGCCTATGCCCATCTGACCGGCGAGGCCCGCGCGGTCGAGCTGCGCCGCATTGCCGACGCCGCCGCGCTCGCCGCCAAGAACGGCATCGAGCCGCATGCCGGCCATGGCCTCACCTTCGACAATGTCGCGCCGATCGCCGCCATCCCGCAGATCGCCGAACTCAATATCGGCCATTTCCTGATCGGCGAGGCGATCTTCGGCGGGCTGGAAGCCAGCATCCGCGAAATGCGGCGCCAGATGGACCTGGCACGGTGA
- the pyrE gene encoding orotate phosphoribosyltransferase: MTDEEVLAEFRAAGALLEGHFILSSGRRSANYLQCARVLMNAERAGKLARATVQQLPRELRQEIDLVVSPAMGGLIIGHEVGRALDKDAVFLERPEGVFELRRGFAISPGQKVLMVEDVVTTGLSSRQAIEAVEREGGIVVAEVALVDRSAGEVDLGVPFYPLVSINFPVYDADQLPPELEAVPAIKPGSRKQ, from the coding sequence ATGACCGACGAAGAAGTATTGGCAGAATTCCGGGCAGCAGGTGCGCTGCTCGAAGGACATTTCATCCTGTCGTCGGGCCGCCGCAGCGCTAATTACCTGCAGTGCGCCCGCGTGCTGATGAATGCCGAACGCGCCGGCAAGCTGGCCCGCGCCACCGTGCAGCAGCTGCCGCGCGAGCTGCGCCAGGAGATCGATCTGGTCGTGTCGCCCGCCATGGGCGGCCTGATCATCGGCCATGAAGTCGGCCGCGCGCTCGACAAGGATGCGGTGTTCCTGGAGCGGCCCGAGGGCGTGTTCGAACTGCGCCGCGGCTTTGCCATATCGCCGGGGCAGAAAGTGCTGATGGTGGAAGACGTCGTCACCACCGGCCTGTCGTCGCGCCAGGCGATCGAGGCGGTCGAGCGCGAAGGCGGCATCGTCGTCGCCGAAGTGGCGCTGGTCGATCGTTCGGCCGGCGAAGTGGACCTGGGCGTCCCCTTCTACCCGCTCGTGAGCATCAATTTCCCGGTCTATGACGCCGATCAGCTGCCGCCCGAACTGGAAGCGGTGCCGGCGATCAAGCCCGGCAGCCGGAAGCAGTAA
- the coxB gene encoding cytochrome c oxidase subunit II has translation MKKVRSLILAGLLAMAPATVMSPMALAQENAAAAAPAADNAAISTESPDNATAPAAEAAPAAKVAAPPRMKPTEGIGMPKPGEITLQEQFTSTGHTARWLHDKMLLPLITIISVFVLLLMLYVMVRYRRSANPVPSKTSHNTVIEVVWTLVPVLILLVIAIPSIGLLADQYKPAPKDALTVKVTGYQWYWGYEYPDNGIPEFVSNMLPEDKAKENGEPYLLAPDNRLVLPVGRPVKLIITGADVIHSFAVPSLWVKMDAVPGRLNEKSFTIEKPGVYYGQCSELCGARHGFMPIAIEALPPAQFDQWVQSQGGTLKGAAAEKTAEAAAATAEKKI, from the coding sequence ATGAAAAAGGTGAGATCGCTCATTCTGGCCGGCTTGCTGGCAATGGCGCCGGCAACGGTGATGAGCCCGATGGCATTGGCGCAGGAGAATGCCGCCGCTGCCGCCCCCGCTGCTGACAATGCAGCTATATCGACCGAATCACCCGACAATGCGACGGCCCCTGCGGCCGAAGCCGCGCCCGCCGCCAAGGTCGCCGCGCCGCCGCGGATGAAGCCGACCGAAGGCATCGGCATGCCAAAGCCCGGCGAGATCACGCTGCAGGAGCAGTTCACCTCCACCGGCCACACCGCGCGCTGGCTGCACGACAAGATGCTGCTGCCGCTCATCACCATCATCTCGGTCTTCGTGCTGCTGCTGATGCTCTATGTGATGGTGCGCTATCGCCGCTCCGCCAACCCGGTGCCGTCCAAGACCTCCCACAACACCGTCATCGAAGTGGTGTGGACGCTCGTCCCGGTCCTCATCCTGCTGGTGATCGCGATTCCCTCGATCGGCCTGCTGGCCGACCAGTACAAGCCCGCGCCCAAGGATGCGCTGACCGTGAAGGTCACCGGCTATCAATGGTATTGGGGCTATGAATATCCCGACAACGGCATCCCCGAATTCGTGTCGAACATGCTGCCCGAGGACAAGGCGAAGGAAAATGGCGAGCCCTATCTGCTCGCGCCCGACAATCGCCTGGTCCTGCCGGTCGGTCGTCCGGTCAAGCTGATCATCACCGGCGCCGACGTGATCCACAGTTTTGCCGTGCCTTCGCTCTGGGTGAAGATGGACGCCGTGCCAGGCCGCCTGAACGAGAAGAGCTTCACCATCGAGAAGCCGGGCGTCTATTACGGCCAATGTTCGGAACTGTGCGGCGCGCGCCACGGCTTCATGCCGATCGCGATCGAGGCGCTGCCCCCGGCCCAGTTCGACCAGTGGGTCCAGTCGCAGGGCGGCACGCTGAAGGGCGCAGCGGCGGAGAAGACGGCTGAAGCCGCTGCCGCTACTGCTGAAAAGAAGATCTGA